A single Glycine soja cultivar W05 chromosome 14, ASM419377v2, whole genome shotgun sequence DNA region contains:
- the LOC114385045 gene encoding prolyl endopeptidase-like: MLSYGCHIRHLSVLNSTRLRQHSSSIAKTAMGSLSALYQPIQYPTARRDDSVLDDFHGVKIADPYRWLENPEAEEVKEFVQKQVALTDSVLQRCDCRPKLAEKITKLFDNPRYNAPFRRGDNKYFYFHNTGLQAQSVLYVQDTLEAEAEVLLDPNALSEDGTVSLNTLSVSKDAEFLAYGLSSSGSDWVTINLMRIRDKTVQPDTLSWVKFSSISWTHDTKGFFYSRYPAPKDGELVDAGTETNANLYHELYYHFLGTDQSQDILCWRDPENPKYMFGGTVTEDGKYVLLYIEEGCDPVNKLYYCDLSELPNGLEGFRNESSLLPFVKLVDKFDGQYQAIANDDTLFTFLTNKDAPKYKLVRVDLKEPNAWTDVIPESEKDVLESARAVNGNQLIVSYLSDVKYVLQVRDLETGSLQHKLPIDIGTVSEISARREDTVLFIGFTSFLTPGIIYQCDLGTQTPDMKIFREIDIPGFDRSEFHVNQVFVPSKDGTKIPMFIVARKDIVLDGSHPCLLYGYGGFNVSLTPYFNISRTVLARHLGAVFCIANIRGGGEYGEEWHKSGSLANKQNCFDDFISAAEYLVSAGYTQPRKLCIEGGSNGGLLVGACINQRPDLFGCALAHVGVMDMLRFHKFTIGHAWATDYGCSEKEEEFHWLIKYSPLHNVRRPWEQHPDQSIQYPSTMLLTADHDDRVVPLHSLKLLATLQYVLVTSLDKSPQTNPIIGRIECKAGHGAGRPTQKMIDEAADRYSFMAKMLDAHWIE, translated from the exons ATGTTGTCATATGGTTGCCACATTCGACATCTCTCTGTCTTAAATTCCACTCGCCTCCGACAACATTCTTCTTCAATCGCTAAGACAGCAATGGGTTCTCTCTCTGCTCTCTACCAACCTATCCAATATCCCACTGCTCGCAGAGACGACTCCGTCCTTGACGACTTCCACGGCGTCAAGATTGCTGATCCTTACCGATG GCTGGAGAATCCGGAGGCAGAGGAAGTGAAAGAGTTCGTGCAGAAACAGGTTGCGCTGACGGATTCGGTGCTGCAGAGGTGCGACTGTAGGCCCAAACTGGCCGAGAAGATAACCAAGTTGTTTGATAATCCTCGTTACAACGCTCCTTTCAGACGAGGCGATAATAAGTATTTTTACTTCCACAACACGGGGCTTCAGGCGCAGAGCGTGCTCTATGTGCAGGACACTCTGGAGGCTGAGGCTGAGGTTTTGCTCGACCCAAATGCCCTCAGTGAAGATGGCACTGTCTCACTCAACACGCTATCCGTTAGCAAAGACGCTGAGTTTTTGGCTTATGGACTTAGTTCCAGCGGCAGTGACTGGGTCACAATAAACTTGATGCGTATTCGGGACAAGACTGTCCAGCCTGACACTTTATCTTGG GTCAAGTTTTCCTCTATTAGTTGGACGCATGATACCAAAGGTTTCTTTTACAGCCGCTATCCCGCACCAAA GGATGGAGAACTAGTAGATGCTGGGACTGAGACTAATGCAAACCTTTATCATGAGCTCTATTATCATTTTTTGGGTACTGATCAATCACAAGATATTCTGTGTTGGAGGGATCCTGAGAATCCTAAATATATGTTTGGAGGAACTGTTACTGAGGATGGCAAG TATGTTCTTCTCTATATCGAAGAAGGGTGTGATCCAGTTAACAAGCTTTATTACTGTGACTTGTCTGAACTTCCAAACGGGCTGGAAGGTTTTCGGAATGAGAGTTCCCTCCTCCCATTTGTCAAGCTGGTTGATAAATTTGATGGACAATATCAAGCCATTGCAAATGATGACACATTGTTTACATTTTTAACTAACAAAGATGCCCCAAAATATAAACTAGTCCGAGTAGATTTGAAAGAACCAAATGCTTGGACCGATGTTATCCCAGAGTCTGAAAAAGATGTGCTTGAGTCAGCACGTGCTGTAAATGGTAATCAACTGATTGTGAGCTATTTGAGTGATGTGAAATATGTTCTGCAAGTAAGAGACTTGGAAACAGGTTCCTTGCAACATAAGTTACCAATTGACATTGGCACAGTCAGTGAAATTTCTGCACGGCGTGAAGACActgtgcttttcattggttttaCAAGCTTTTTGACTCCTGGAATCATATACCAGTGCGACCTGGGAACACAAACTCCTGACATGAAGATATTTCGTGAGATTGACATCCCTGGGTTTGATCGCTCTGAGTTTCATGTCAATCAG GTTTTTGTGCCTTCTAAAGACGGTACCAAGATTCCAATGTTCATTGTTGCCAGAAAGGATATTGTTTTGGATGGTTCACACCCTTGTCTGTTATATGGATATGGCGGCTTTAACGTCAGTCTTACACCATATTTCAACATCAGTCGCACTGTATTGGCAAGACATTTAGGTGCTGTTTTCTGCATAGCAAATATACGTGGTGGTGGAGAATATGGGGAGGAATGGCATAAATCTGGCTCCCTTGCAAATAAGCAAAACTGCTTTGATGATTTCATTTCAGCAGCTGAATACCTTGTATCTGCTGGTTATACCCAACCCAGAAAGTTATGTATCGAGGGTGGAAGCAATGGTGGACTTCTTGTTGGCGCTTGCATAAATCAG AGACCTGATCTTTTTGGTTGTGCCCTGGCTCATGTTGGTGTTATGGACATGTTACGGTTCCACAAATTTACAATAG GTCATGCTTGGGCCACAGACTATGGTTGTTCAGAAAAGGAGGAAGAATTTCATTGGCTGATCAA GTACTCACCATTGCATAACGTCCGGAGACCTTGGGAACAGCATCCCGATCAGTCAATTCAGTACCCATCAACAATGCTATTGACTGCTGATCATGATGATCGTGTTGTGCCATTGCATTCGTTAAAGCTGTTGGCG ACCCTGCAGTATGTCCTCGTTACCAGCCTTGATAAAAGTCCCCAAACAAACCCAATAATTGGTCGCATTGAATGCAAGGCTGGGCATGGAGCTGGGCGTCCAACACAgaaaatg ATAGATGAAGCTGCCGACCGGTACAGTTTCATGGCCAAAATGTTAGACGCACATTGGATTGAATAG
- the LOC114385506 gene encoding putative tRNA pseudouridine synthase Pus10, with amino-acid sequence MEKEAELGEKEFEQMVRALPSDAVKELLSHGVCTRCIFRLFGLQGPVYASPPSLSSLFDATQQDCLCTLCLGILQFTYSNVQNDNLPLLIADMVKRQAYQFDTFSLEVSIPPIIIDDVNFLCSYMKTKYGSQPWFQENLHSGCISTKDALKFSLIYPLQNLLECKSNMGPFRIRLTYTHTKGNDKSSDCAAETCKRRKIGEPSIVGERSFSSTLENDSSDCCKFLLEKANEPCHFTYSCYRTPFYFGGRYLKYSRNVSQTRWIIDDERMGEASVEEIIGGNILQACQGDSFKFHAAGREDIDVRMLGPGRPFLVEVQNGRHIPSELFVKDIEKTINKMENKLVRVKNLKLVGSDGWNLMREGEAEKQKQYAALVWISRPLKDEDIQCVSSLKDLKVLQRTPIRVLHRRSPLEREKIIHWMKTETIAGSSQYFLLHLCTQAGTYIKEFVHGDLGRTHPSIGSILGCRAEILQLDVTDIKMECFLT; translated from the exons atggagaaggaagccGAATTGGGTGAAAAGGAGTTTGAACAAATGGTGCGGGCTTTGCCTTCCGATGCTGTCAAGGAGTTATTGTCGCACGGG GTATGCACTCGCTGCATCTTTCGCCTCTTCGGCCTCCAAGGCCCCGTCTATGCTTCTCCTCCCTCCCTCTCTTCCCTCTTCGATGCAACACAACAAGATTGCCTTTGCACACTTTGCTTAGGGATTCTGCAGTTCACATATTCTAATGTTCAAAACGACAATCTCCCTCTTCTCATTGCTGACATGGTTAAACGACAAGCCTATCAGTTCGATACCTTTTCCCTTGAAGTTTCCATTCCACCTATCATTATCGATGATGTTAACTTTCTTTG ctCCTATATGAAAACCAAATATGGATCCCAACCTTGGTTCCAAGAAAACTTGCACAGTGGATGCATCTCTACAAAGGACGCCTTAAAATTTTCTCTTATCTATCCTCTTCAAAATCTTCTG GAATGTAAATCAAATATGGGCCCTTTCCGCATTCGTTTAACATATACTCACACAAAAGGGAATGATAAATCTTCCGATTGTGCTGCTGAGACTtgcaagagaagaaaaatag gtgAGCCAAGCATAGTTGGAGAAAGATCTTTTAGCAGTACACTTGAAAATGATTCCTCTGACTGCTGTAAATTCTTGCTAGAAAAG GCAAATGAGCCTTGCCATTTTACTTACAGTTGCTACAGGACGCCTTTCTATTTTGGTGGAAGATACCTAAAG TATTCACGGAATGTGAGTCAAACACGCTGGATCATTGATGATGAAAGAATGGGAGAAGCATCAGTTGAG GAAATAATTGGTGGAAACATCCTCCAAGCCTGCCAAGGTGATAGTTTTAAGTTTCATGCTGCAGGCAGAGAAGATATTGAT GTCCGGATGTTGGGTCCAGGCAGGCCATTTCTTGTTGAGGTGCAAAATGGAAGACATATCCCGTCTGAACTGTTTGTAAAAGATATAGAGAAAACGATAAATAAAATGGAGAATAAACTG GTTAGGGTGAAAAATCTGAAACTTGTTGGTAGTGATGGATGGAACCTTATGCGTGAAGGTGAAGCAGAGAAGCAG AAACAATATGCTGCTTTGGTGTGGATTTCTCGTCCTCTAAAGGATGAAGATATTCAATGTGTTTCTTCACTCAAGGATTTG AAAGTTTTGCAGAGGACTCCTATAAGGGTGCTACATCGTCGCAGTCCTTTAGAGCGGGAAAAGATTATTCATTG GATGAAAACAGAGACAATTGCGGGAAGTTcccaatattttcttttgcaccTATGTACACAG GCTGGGACCTACATCAAGGAATTTGTTCATGGGGATCTTGGACGCACCCATCCTAG CATTGGATCAATTTTGGGTTGCAGAGCTGAAATTTTGCAACTTGATGTCACAGACATCAAAATGGAGTGTTTCCTGACATAA
- the LOC114384198 gene encoding cell wall protein IFF6-like, translated as MSMVVAASGDNDSDNVSGSGSNVGNNDGDNGGIVGNGDSNVNEGGGSNTDGGGYISSNNGGSDDSGGGSGYDDVGGSCRDNYRGSGVGGNNDGGRGSGSNVGGDDDGDSDSGIGDHDGDNDDDSYINGDGSNVGGDDDVSTNDGGVDS; from the exons ATGTCGATGGTGGTGGCAGCAAGTGGTGATAATGATAGCGACAATGTTAGTGGTAGTGGTAGTAATGTCGGTAACAATGATGGTGACAACG GTGGTATTGTTGGTAATGGTGATAGCAATGTTAATGAGGGTGGTGGTAGTAATACTGATGGTGGTGGTTATATTAGTAGCAACAATGGTGGAAGTGATGATAGTGGCGGTGGTAGTGGTTACGACGATGTTGGTGGTAGTTGTAGGGACAATTACAGAGGTAGTGGTGTTGGTGGTAACAATGATGGTGGTAGAGGTAGTGGTAGCAATGttggtggtgatgatgatggtgatagTGATAGTGGTATTGGTGATCATGATGGTGACAATGACGATGACAGTTACATTAATGGTGATGGTAGCAATGttggtggtgatgatgatgtCAGTACCAATGATGGTGGTGTTGATAGCTAG
- the LOC114385326 gene encoding L-ascorbate oxidase homolog, whose product MRAKMTLKTAAVAVAIVCISAFSITVVAEDPYRFFNWNVTYGDIYPLGVRQQGILINGQFPGPDIHSVTNDNLIINVFNSLDQPFLLSWNGVQQRRNSFEDGVLGTTCPIPPGGNFTYILQVKDQIGSFYYFPSLAFHKAAGGFGGIRILSRPRIPVPFDDPAGDYTVLIGDWYKLNHTDLMSLLDSGRKLPFPNGILINGRGSNGAYFNVEQGKTYRLRISNVGLENSLNFRIQNHKLKLVEVEGTHTLQTTYSSLDVHVGQSYSVLVTADQPAQDYYIVVSTRFTSTVLTSTGVLRYSNSAGPVSGPPPGGPTIQIDWSLNQARSIRTNLTASGPRPNPQGSYHYGLINTTRTIILSSSPGIVNGKQRYAINSVSYVAPDTPLKLADYFKIPGVFRVGSFSDRPTGGGIYLDTSVLQTDYRTFVEFVFQNDEDIIQSYHLDGYSFFVVGMDGGQWTPASRNTYNLRDAVSRCTTQVYPKSWTAIYIALDNVGMWNLRSEFWARQYLGQQFYMRVYTTSTSIRDEYPVPKNALLCGRASGRHTRPL is encoded by the exons ATGAGAGCAAAAATGACGCTCAAAACAGCGGCGGTGGCTGTGGCTATAGTGTGCATTTCTGCCTTTAGCATCACTGTGGTGGCTGAAGATCCATACAGGTTCTTCAACTGGAATGTTACATACGGAGACATTTATCCACTTGGTGTTCGCCAACAG GGAATACTTATCAACGGTCAATTCCCAGGTCCAGACATTCATTCTGTTACCAACGACAACCTCATCATCAATGTCTTCAACAGCTTGGACCAGCCATTTCTCCTCTCCTG GAACGGGGTACAGCAGAGAAGGAACTCATTCGAAGAtggggtattaggaacaacatGCCCCATCCCACCAGGAGGGAACTTCACATACATTCTTCAAGTGAAGGATCAAATTGGAAGCTTCTACTACTTCCCATCTCTTGCATTTCACAAAGCTGCTGGTGGTTTTGGAGGCATTAGGATTTTGAGCAGACCTAGAATTCCAGTCCCTTTCGATGATCCTGCCGGTGATTACACTGTCCTCATTGGAGATTGGTACAAGCTCAACCACACG GATTTGATGTCTCTGCTTGATAGCGGTAGGAAGCTGCCTTTCCCCAATGGAATCCTAATCAATGGTCGTGGTTCTAATGGTGCATATTTCAATGTGGAACAAG GAAAGACCTACAGGCTTAGGATATCAAATGTGGGGTTGGAAAATTCCCTTAACTTTCGCATACAAAACCACAAATTGAAACTGGTGGAAGTTGAAGGAACACACACCCTTCAAACTACGTACTCATCCCTTGATGTCCACGTGGGCCAATCTTACTCTGTTCTGGTAACCGCGGATCAACCTGCTCAGGACTACTACATTGTGGTCTCCACTCGATTTACCTCCACAGTTCTCACCTCCACTGGAGTTCTTCGCTATAGCAACTCTGCAGGCCCAGTTTCAGGCCCACCCCCTGGTGGACCCACCATCCAAATTGATTGGTCTTTGAATCAGGCCCGCTCCATCAGGACCAACCTGACAGCAAGTGGGCCTAGGCCCAACCCGCAAGGCTCCTACCATTACGGTCTCATAAACACAACCAGGACCATCATACTGTCGAGTTCACCTGGTATAGTGAATGGCAAACAAAGATACGCAATCAATAGTGTGTCTTACGTTGCTCCAGACACTCCTCTTAAGCTCGCCGACTACTTTAAAATCCCTGGCGTTTTCCGTGTCGGAAGCTTTTCCGACAGGCCCACTGGCGGTGGCATATACCTTGACACATCTGTGCTGCAAACTGACTACAGAACATTTGTGGAGTTTGTCTTCCAAAACGACGAAGACATCATTCAGAGCTATCATCTCGATGGCTACTCTTTCTTCGTGGTTGG TATGGATGGAGGACAGTGGACACCTGCTAGCAGGAACACGTACAATCTTCGAGACGCAGTTTCGCGGTGCACTACTCAG GTATATCCCAAGTCATGGACTGCTATATATATTGCGCTTGACAACGTGGGAATGTGGAACTTGAGGTCTGAATTTTGGGCACGGCAGTACCTTGGCCAACAGTTTTACATGCGCGTTTATACAACATCGACATCAATCCGAGATGAATATCCTGTTCCAAAGAATGCACTACTTTGTGGTAGGGCAAGTGGGAGACACACTCGACCCCTTTGA